The Raphanus sativus cultivar WK10039 chromosome 2, ASM80110v3, whole genome shotgun sequence genome includes a region encoding these proteins:
- the LOC108843501 gene encoding PH, RCC1 and FYVE domains-containing protein 1 isoform X1 has product MAERDVEQAITSLKKGSYLLKYGRRGKPKFCPFQLTSDESTLVWYSGKEEKQIKLSQVLRIVPGQRTATFKRYPRPEKEYQSFSLICPDRSLDLICKDKDEAEVWVVGLKALITRVKISKWKNTIKPEITSPECPTPQARRVSPFVSILDQVTQPSSEASTPSRLGKVFLDIVSITAPPNNNQTEANTSNLYCPISPGNVESSRFSTGGDLARLSLSSAVSTSSHGSFHEEFDALGDVFLWGEAISDGVLSGTGKTLHSTTEDALLPKALESTIVLDAQNIACGRCHAVLVTKQGEIFSWGEGTGGKLGHGLEKDTHQPKFISSVRGMNFKSLACGEFHTCAVTQSGDLYSWGDGTRNVDLLGHGSESSCWTPKRVTGVLQGMHVAYVACGPWHTAVVASSGQLFTFGDGCFGALGHGDRRSSSVPRLVESLSEVKVMKVACGVWHTAAVVEVTNEASDAELLYSSCGQLFTWGDGEKGQLGHGDNTAKLLPECVTSLTDENICQVACGHSLTVSLTSKGHVYTMGSPVHGQLGNPTAKEKVPSRVEGDIAEICVEEIACGSHHVAVLTSKSEVYTWGKGLNGQLGHGTVENKREPVFVGFLKEKQVKAITCGSNFTAVVCLNKWVPGSEHSLCAGCRNPFNFRRKRHNCYNCGLIFCKVCSSRKSLGAALAPDMNKPYRVCYGCFTKLKRSRELSPPPPTPPARNLLNMRKSTDVPERTQKLLSPHSRIASADSLVQHGEGKHNKRELKPEVSNHNVFSVGSLQPAMAPNLRGSIAWPRISKSMIVKVPGSRASSHTASPVSVKSTSPRPSYEVDEGRQIKDSFGQEMVGLKEQVEQLTSKTQELEEELEKTKRQLKVVTAMAADEAEENRSAKEVIRSLTTQVRSSYFLCFLILNFRIMLTMVLQLKEMSGRLPHKDDTSTNLRHTEKETTSESQTSSQTHIRSMVPHDSQSENNLTSKSLVNGHRRQNEKAERVVQDEPGVYLTLSSLPGGGNELKRVRFSRKQFTEEQAEKWWGENGGKACERHNILIS; this is encoded by the exons CCACGCCCTGAGAAAGAGTATCAGTCCTTTTCACTTATATGTCCTGACAGATCCTTGGATTTG ATATGTAAAGACAAGGATGAAGCAGAAGTGTGGGTCGTAGGTTTGAAGGCACTGATTACTCGTGTAAAAATCTCCAAATGGAAAAACACTATCAAACCTGAGATCACTTCACCAGAATGTCCAACACCTCAAGCACGGAGAGTGTCTCCCTTCGTATCAATCCTT GATCAAGTTACTCAGCCTTCTAGTGAGGCTTCTACACCAAGCCGGTTAGGAAAAGTCTTTTTAGACATTGTCTCAATAACTGCACCACCCAATAACAATCAGACAGAAGCCAATACTTCCAACCTCTACTGCCCTATTTCTCCTGGGAACGTCGAAAGCTCACGGTTCTCCACAGGCGGTGACCTGGCTAGGCTCAGTCTATCTAGCGCTGTCAGTACCTCTAGCCACGGCTCGTTTCACGAAGAGTTTGATGCTCTAGGTGATGTTTTCCTCTGGGGTGAAGCTATAAGTGACGGTGTACTAAGCGGTACTGGAAAGACGTTACATTCCACTACAGAAGATGCACTTTTACCTAAAGCGTTGGAGTCCACAATAGTCCTCGACGCTCAAAACATAGCATGTGGTAGGTGTCATGCCGTTTTAGTTACGAAACAAGGAGAGATCTTCAGCTGGGGAGAGGGGACAGGGGGGAAACTAGGACACGGCTTAGAAAAAGATACTCACCAACCAAAGTTCATTAGTAGCGTCAGAGGAATGAATTTCAAATCTTTAGCGTGTGGAGAGTTTCATACATGTGCTGTCACTCAGTCTGGTGATCTTTACAGTTGGGGTGATGGAACTAGGAATGTAGATTTGCTTGGGCATGGGAGTGAATCCAGCTGCTGGACTCCCAAGAGAGTGACCGGTGTGTTACAAGGGATGCATGTGGCTTATGTTGCTTGTGGTCCTTGGCATACAGCAGTGGTTGCATCGTCAGGACAGCTGTTTACATTTGGAGATGGATGTTTTGGTGCTTTAGGTCATGGAGACAGAAGAAGCTCTAGTGTTCCGCGCCTAGTTGAAAGCTTAAGTGAAGTAAAAGTAATGAAGGTTGCTTGTGGTGTTTGGCATACAGCAGCAGTGGTGGAGGTTACAAATGAAGCATCTGATGCAGAGCTTCTCTACTCTTCTTGCGGACAACTGTTCACATGGGGAGATGGTGAGAAAGGACAGCTTGGTCATGGTGACAATACGGCAAAGCTACTCCCTGAGTGTGTGACCTCATTGACAGATGAAAACATCTGCCAAGTTGCATGTGGACATAGTCTCACTGTCTCTCTTACATCCAAAGGACATGTGTATACAATGGGTAGCCCGGTTCACGGCCAGCTGGGGAACCCTACGGCCAAGGAGAAGGTCCCTTCACGCGTGGAAGGAGACATAGCAGAGATTTGTGTAGAGGAGATTGCGTGTGGCTCTCATCATGTGGCTGTGTTGACATCTAAATCAGAGGTATACACTTGGGGGAAAGGATTAAATGGACAGTTAGGACATGGAACCGTTGAGAACAAAAGAGAGCCTGTTTTTGTTGGGTTCTTGAAAGAAAAACAAGTCAAGGCTATAACATGTGGATCTAACTTCACTGCTGTGGTTTGTCTTAACAAATGGGTACCTGGCTCTGAACATTCTCTCTGTGCTGGCTGCCGTAACCCTTTCAACTTCAGAAGAAAACGACACAACTGTTACAACTGTGGTCTCATCTTTTGTAAAGTATGCAGCAGTAGAAAGTCTCTGGGAGCTGCTCTTGCGCCTGATATGAACAAACCATATAGAGTGTGTTATGGATGTTTCACCAAGCTGAAAAGGTCTAGAGAactgtctcctcctccaccaaCTCCACCTGCAAGAAACCTTTTGAATATGCGAAAATCGACAGATGTTCCGGAAAGAACTCAAAAACTCCTCTCACCACACTCTAGAATAGCCTCAGCTGACTCTTTAGTGCAACATGGTGAAGGAAAACACAACAAAAGAGAGTTGAAACCGGAAGTAAGTAACCATAATGTCTTCTCGGTGGGTAGTTTACAGCCAGCTATGGCGCCAAATTTAAGAGGTTCAATAGCTTGGCCTAGAATCTCCAAAAGTATGATAGTTAAAGTTCCTGGTTCACGTGCGAGCTCTCACACAGCGTCTCCAGTTTCAGTAAAGTCAACTAGTCCACGCCCATCTTATGAAGTAGATGAAGGTAGGCAAATAAAAGACAGTTTTGGTCAAGAAATGGTGGGTCTAAAGGAACAG GTTGAACAACTTACTTCCAAAACACAAGAACTTGAAGAGGAGCTTGAGAAAACTAAAAGACAGTTGAAAGTGGTCACTGCAATGGCAGCAGATGAAGCAGAGGAAAACAGATCAGCAAAAGAGGTTATTAGATCTCTAACCACTCAGGTACGTTCATCTTACTTcttatgttttcttatattGAATTTTCGCATAATGTTAACAATGGTTTTACAGTTGAAGGAAATGTCTGGAAGATTACCTCATAAGGATGATACTAGCACTAACTTAAGACACACAGAGAAAGAGACAACATCAGAAAGTCAAACTAGTTCCCAGACACATATAAGAAGTATGGTCCCTCATGATAGTCAATCAGAAAACAACTTAACAAGTAAGAGTTTGGTTAATGGACATAGAAGACAGAATGAGAAGGCAGAGAGAGTTGTGCAAGACGAACCTGGAGTATATTTGACATTGTCGTCTTTACCTGGTGGTGGTAATGAACTTAAGCGTGTCCGGTTCAG CCGGAAACAATTTACTGAAGAACAGGCAGAGAAGTGGTGGGGTGAAAATGGAGGTAAAGCTTGCGAGCGACACAACATTCTAATTTCCTAG
- the LOC108843501 gene encoding PH, RCC1 and FYVE domains-containing protein 1 isoform X2 has protein sequence MAERDVEQAITSLKKGSYLLKYGRRGKPKFCPFQLTSDESTLVWYSGKEEKQIKLSQVLRIVPGQRTATFKRYPRPEKEYQSFSLICPDRSLDLICKDKDEAEVWVVGLKALITRVKISKWKNTIKPEITSPECPTPQARRVSPFVSILDQVTQPSSEASTPSRLGKVFLDIVSITAPPNNNQTEANTSNLYCPISPGNVESSRFSTGGDLARLSLSSAVSTSSHGSFHEEFDALGDVFLWGEAISDGVLSGTGKTLHSTTEDALLPKALESTIVLDAQNIACGRCHAVLVTKQGEIFSWGEGTGGKLGHGLEKDTHQPKFISSVRGMNFKSLACGEFHTCAVTQSGDLYSWGDGTRNVDLLGHGSESSCWTPKRVTGVLQGMHVAYVACGPWHTAVVASSGQLFTFGDGCFGALGHGDRRSSSVPRLVESLSEVKVMKVACGVWHTAAVVEVTNEASDAELLYSSCGQLFTWGDGEKGQLGHGDNTAKLLPECVTSLTDENICQVACGHSLTVSLTSKGHVYTMGSPVHGQLGNPTAKEKVPSRVEGDIAEICVEEIACGSHHVAVLTSKSEVYTWGKGLNGQLGHGTVENKREPVFVGFLKEKQVKAITCGSNFTAVVCLNKWVPGSEHSLCAGCRNPFNFRRKRHNCYNCGLIFCKVCSSRKSLGAALAPDMNKPYRVCYGCFTKLKRSRELSPPPPTPPARNLLNMRKSTDVPERTQKLLSPHSRIASADSLVQHGEGKHNKRELKPEVSNHNVFSVGSLQPAMAPNLRGSIAWPRISKSMIVKVPGSRASSHTASPVSVKSTSPRPSYEVDEGRQIKDSFGQEMVGLKEQVEQLTSKTQELEEELEKTKRQLKVVTAMAADEAEENRSAKEVIRSLTTQLKEMSGRLPHKDDTSTNLRHTEKETTSESQTSSQTHIRSMVPHDSQSENNLTSKSLVNGHRRQNEKAERVVQDEPGVYLTLSSLPGGGNELKRVRFSRKQFTEEQAEKWWGENGGKACERHNILIS, from the exons CCACGCCCTGAGAAAGAGTATCAGTCCTTTTCACTTATATGTCCTGACAGATCCTTGGATTTG ATATGTAAAGACAAGGATGAAGCAGAAGTGTGGGTCGTAGGTTTGAAGGCACTGATTACTCGTGTAAAAATCTCCAAATGGAAAAACACTATCAAACCTGAGATCACTTCACCAGAATGTCCAACACCTCAAGCACGGAGAGTGTCTCCCTTCGTATCAATCCTT GATCAAGTTACTCAGCCTTCTAGTGAGGCTTCTACACCAAGCCGGTTAGGAAAAGTCTTTTTAGACATTGTCTCAATAACTGCACCACCCAATAACAATCAGACAGAAGCCAATACTTCCAACCTCTACTGCCCTATTTCTCCTGGGAACGTCGAAAGCTCACGGTTCTCCACAGGCGGTGACCTGGCTAGGCTCAGTCTATCTAGCGCTGTCAGTACCTCTAGCCACGGCTCGTTTCACGAAGAGTTTGATGCTCTAGGTGATGTTTTCCTCTGGGGTGAAGCTATAAGTGACGGTGTACTAAGCGGTACTGGAAAGACGTTACATTCCACTACAGAAGATGCACTTTTACCTAAAGCGTTGGAGTCCACAATAGTCCTCGACGCTCAAAACATAGCATGTGGTAGGTGTCATGCCGTTTTAGTTACGAAACAAGGAGAGATCTTCAGCTGGGGAGAGGGGACAGGGGGGAAACTAGGACACGGCTTAGAAAAAGATACTCACCAACCAAAGTTCATTAGTAGCGTCAGAGGAATGAATTTCAAATCTTTAGCGTGTGGAGAGTTTCATACATGTGCTGTCACTCAGTCTGGTGATCTTTACAGTTGGGGTGATGGAACTAGGAATGTAGATTTGCTTGGGCATGGGAGTGAATCCAGCTGCTGGACTCCCAAGAGAGTGACCGGTGTGTTACAAGGGATGCATGTGGCTTATGTTGCTTGTGGTCCTTGGCATACAGCAGTGGTTGCATCGTCAGGACAGCTGTTTACATTTGGAGATGGATGTTTTGGTGCTTTAGGTCATGGAGACAGAAGAAGCTCTAGTGTTCCGCGCCTAGTTGAAAGCTTAAGTGAAGTAAAAGTAATGAAGGTTGCTTGTGGTGTTTGGCATACAGCAGCAGTGGTGGAGGTTACAAATGAAGCATCTGATGCAGAGCTTCTCTACTCTTCTTGCGGACAACTGTTCACATGGGGAGATGGTGAGAAAGGACAGCTTGGTCATGGTGACAATACGGCAAAGCTACTCCCTGAGTGTGTGACCTCATTGACAGATGAAAACATCTGCCAAGTTGCATGTGGACATAGTCTCACTGTCTCTCTTACATCCAAAGGACATGTGTATACAATGGGTAGCCCGGTTCACGGCCAGCTGGGGAACCCTACGGCCAAGGAGAAGGTCCCTTCACGCGTGGAAGGAGACATAGCAGAGATTTGTGTAGAGGAGATTGCGTGTGGCTCTCATCATGTGGCTGTGTTGACATCTAAATCAGAGGTATACACTTGGGGGAAAGGATTAAATGGACAGTTAGGACATGGAACCGTTGAGAACAAAAGAGAGCCTGTTTTTGTTGGGTTCTTGAAAGAAAAACAAGTCAAGGCTATAACATGTGGATCTAACTTCACTGCTGTGGTTTGTCTTAACAAATGGGTACCTGGCTCTGAACATTCTCTCTGTGCTGGCTGCCGTAACCCTTTCAACTTCAGAAGAAAACGACACAACTGTTACAACTGTGGTCTCATCTTTTGTAAAGTATGCAGCAGTAGAAAGTCTCTGGGAGCTGCTCTTGCGCCTGATATGAACAAACCATATAGAGTGTGTTATGGATGTTTCACCAAGCTGAAAAGGTCTAGAGAactgtctcctcctccaccaaCTCCACCTGCAAGAAACCTTTTGAATATGCGAAAATCGACAGATGTTCCGGAAAGAACTCAAAAACTCCTCTCACCACACTCTAGAATAGCCTCAGCTGACTCTTTAGTGCAACATGGTGAAGGAAAACACAACAAAAGAGAGTTGAAACCGGAAGTAAGTAACCATAATGTCTTCTCGGTGGGTAGTTTACAGCCAGCTATGGCGCCAAATTTAAGAGGTTCAATAGCTTGGCCTAGAATCTCCAAAAGTATGATAGTTAAAGTTCCTGGTTCACGTGCGAGCTCTCACACAGCGTCTCCAGTTTCAGTAAAGTCAACTAGTCCACGCCCATCTTATGAAGTAGATGAAGGTAGGCAAATAAAAGACAGTTTTGGTCAAGAAATGGTGGGTCTAAAGGAACAG GTTGAACAACTTACTTCCAAAACACAAGAACTTGAAGAGGAGCTTGAGAAAACTAAAAGACAGTTGAAAGTGGTCACTGCAATGGCAGCAGATGAAGCAGAGGAAAACAGATCAGCAAAAGAGGTTATTAGATCTCTAACCACTCAG TTGAAGGAAATGTCTGGAAGATTACCTCATAAGGATGATACTAGCACTAACTTAAGACACACAGAGAAAGAGACAACATCAGAAAGTCAAACTAGTTCCCAGACACATATAAGAAGTATGGTCCCTCATGATAGTCAATCAGAAAACAACTTAACAAGTAAGAGTTTGGTTAATGGACATAGAAGACAGAATGAGAAGGCAGAGAGAGTTGTGCAAGACGAACCTGGAGTATATTTGACATTGTCGTCTTTACCTGGTGGTGGTAATGAACTTAAGCGTGTCCGGTTCAG CCGGAAACAATTTACTGAAGAACAGGCAGAGAAGTGGTGGGGTGAAAATGGAGGTAAAGCTTGCGAGCGACACAACATTCTAATTTCCTAG
- the LOC108817764 gene encoding LOW QUALITY PROTEIN: 60S ribosomal protein L10-3 (The sequence of the model RefSeq protein was modified relative to this genomic sequence to represent the inferred CDS: inserted 1 base in 1 codon) has product MGRRPARCYRQIKXKPYPKSRYCRGVPDPKIRIYDVGMKKKGVDEFPFCVHLVSWEKENVSSEALEAARIACNKYMVKSAGKDAFHLRIRVHPFHVLRINKMLSCAGADRLQTGMRGAFGKALGTCARVAIGQVLLSVRCKDNHGAHAQEALRRAKFKFPGRQKIIVSRKWGFTKFNRADYTRLRQVKRIVPDGVNAKFLSNHGPLANRQPGSAFISATSDKE; this is encoded by the exons ATGGGACGAA GACCTGCGAGATGTTACCGTCAGATCA GGAAGCCCTACCCGAAATCCCGCTACTGCCGCGGAGTCCCCGACCCCAAGATCCGAATCTACGACGTcgggatgaagaagaaaggagtCGACGAGTTCCCTTTCTGCGTCCACCTCGTCTCGTGGGAGAAAGAAAACGTCTCCAGCGAGGCCCTCGAGGCCGCGCGTATCGCCTGCAACAAGTACATGGTGAAATCCGCAGGGAAAGACGCCTTCCACTTGAGGATTAGGGTTCATCCTTTCCATGTGTTGCGTATCAACAAGATGCTTTCGTGCGCCGGAGCCGATAGGCTTCAGACTGGTATGAGAGGCGCCTTTGGTAAGGCGCTGGGGACTTGCGCTAGGGTTGCGATTGGGCAGGTGCTTTTGTCTGTGAGGTGTAAGGATAACCATGGGGCGCATGCTCAGGAGGCGCTGAGGAGGGCTAAGTTTAAGTTCCCTGGGCGTCAGAAGATTATTGTTAGCAGGAAatgg GGTTTCACTAAGTTCAACCGTGCTGATTACACTAGGCTGAGACAGGTTAAGAGGATTGTTCCTGATGGTGTCAATGCTAAG TTTCTGTCGAACCATGGTCCTTTGGCTAACCGTCAACCGGGAAGTGCGTTCATATCAGCAACCAGCGATAAAGAATGA